TAATCGGGTTATAATGCGATCTTCAATTGAAGTAAGTAATGATATTGAGCTTAGAATGACTACCTAATACAATACCGAACAAAGTGAGCTTACCACAGGCTTGTCTATTAATTAAACATCTAACAATATTGACTGCCATGACCTCACCTCTACACATTTTGCAATAACCGAATGTTGCGTGAGTATATTACTATATTCATGATTTAACCATCATATgatttcaaattcaaataagCCAGAACATATATACATGATTATGTATTCACTAAATAATTTGTATATAAGCAAATTGTTATTAAGGTGCAATACATGCACAGTTGTTTGAAAGCAAAACTTTCCAGGAAACTACTCGCATAATATACATGGGTCTTCATGTTCATTTGAGAGGATTTGGTTACGGTATACATTTTTGACgcaaaaaagataaaaacattaAGTGTGGGTCAGTGGGTGGATGTGCAAGTAATTTCATAGTACAAGTTCCAAGctaatattatcattttcaaTACACTCAATACACTCAACTAACACGccgttttaaataaataaataaaatcgtACAATATTTATAGCTAGTCAATCCTTATAATCAATCGTGTAGTAATTCCGTACATCGTATTAGTATTAGTGCTAGTATATTATATAAGTATCAAGAATTAAAAAGAAGTTAGACTTAAATTTATTGGACTTGTCATGTTAAATATTTATTGGACTCATGaaataaataatcaatttaagTCCACTAAATAATTAACCCAAGTCCCTAAAAGCCTTTTATGtagttagttaattatatattggTTTAACATAagtattaactatatatattaattaaggttttttgtttggtttgtacATGAGATGCCGTTAGAAACAAATCCCAAACAAACAAGCCTTTTGCTCCATTGTGATGAGGCGGTCAAAAAGCAAAGAGATATTCTCTTTTCGAATATTGCCATATTGGTCGAACTCATTAGAAAAAGGAACATTCCTCTCTGCTGTTAAGTGCTGTAGAAGTAAATGAAAAGATATCCGCTTTTCTTCCATGTGAAGccgtgaagaagaaagaaagattaaaatagtttttagtttttcttttagcaCTTGATACATGAAAGGACTAGCATCCGAAAATTGAAGTGTAGTGTGGACTAACCTTAAAAATATTCATGCTTTTGAATATTGGTTTCAATCTATCCGTGTTCTTGAATCATGTCTAAATTCAATCCACAACAGTGTAAAGTAATCAAGTCTATCATTATTATCTATGTTATTTAATAATATGTTATACGAGATCTACTTTTCCGCTGCATTTATTCGtgattattacatgtttaatatgtttatattcCTACACTTAATTACTTAGCTACATAAGTTTATATTTCTATCCAAAATTGACATATGCTAACATAGCTTTGATTTGAAGTCAACTACTTGTTCCTCCTCATAAGTTGGTTATTATATCTACCAATGATACATAGGTACCCACAACTGCAACAATTAGGCCAATTAACGCAATGAACCCCACAATCATCATCTCAAGCCCAATTCTCTTCTTGCTGCAACCGCCGCAGATCTTCAAGTAACACAAGCACGGTATCGTTATTGAAGTTGTAGCACTTAGAAGCGCTCCCACGAGGGACATTAGATACCCGAAAAATGGGAGGGACAGGGCTACAACTACGGTGCTTATCATCAATATCGTTCTAATTAAAAAGCTATGCATCCGTTTGTTGTAAGAAGATTGAAACTTTGCTTCGATGCTATTAACTATTGGTGTTAACATTAGTGCATATTTAGCTATTGGAGTAACGAGAGCGGTGCATATGGCCAGTTTTGAGCTTATATTGGTTGTTGAAAGGTTTAGTGTGATCTGTGACTCTAACTCTTGACCAAACATAAGGTAGCCAGTAATCGCCATAATTGAGTAAGTAGCCGTACATAAGACAAAAGATAGGAGCAAGACCTGCAGGGTAGAATAACAGAGGAAATAAGAATTTGTTCCACAATATAAGTTCATTGTAGATGATTTTTTCCCATAGGTCTTGGGTTCAACTCCTTAAGAGTGACAAGtctgtggtttttttttttctctaaaatgTCTGCCCATCTCTTGGAATCTATGGGAAGGAGTGGAACTGGAAGGGCCTCAACCTTGTAAGGTGAGGTCTTCCCTGATGTTGCTACTCGATTGACCGTTAAAAAAATGGTATATTAATTATCAATACCTTTGGAAACTGATGTTGGTTTCTCATGGAGGTATACAGGGTAGGGAAAACAGGATGAGCACAATAGCAGAATGCATATAAGCTTATAGCCGACGGAAGCCCATTCCAGTTTATGAGCTGACCCTTTTGTTGAAACCCAACACCGTCAACCGCACCAGCCCAAAAGATCGAGCCTAGGATGATCATGGATGCTAAAACTCCACTGGCTGACACATATGAAAGGAGTTTCATGCTGTTAAACCAGTTTGTGGGGAATATAATGATCGCAACAAGGACAACAAATACACTTTTTGTTCCAATACGAGTGCCATATATATCAAAGTCCATATCTGGGAATAAGTTGCACATATTATCGCCTTCTAGGATCAGGAAACCTGTTGCGACTAAGTAGAGCTCTACATTCATAGTGGTTGATACTATAGTTCTTCCCGTTTTGCCAAAAGCACGTTCCCCAATATCGGGATAACTAGTTATCATTGGATCGATCTCCATACATCTTTGGATTAACAATCCCGTGTAGAAGGTTGAGCTAGCAATCACAAAGAGTAGTATCAAGCTCAACCACCCTCCTGATGCCAATGCATATGAAATTGAAAGTATTCCTACTCCTGAAAATCCCATCAAAGAAAGCAAATAAGagattttgttgttaaaagaATGCAAATCTAgcttctttttatttgtttaatttaattttcgAGCGCATGACAGTAGAGTGGATCTATACTCGATACCGTTTTTTTCCTCAAAAAGTGTAGATTGGCAGGGACCCCTCAACCCATGAGTTTTTTAGAACTAGCCATTGTCCACTACACAAGGACTAGCTCTAGACAACTCAATTGACAAAGTAACAAATGGTAGAGGCAGAGTTTGACTGATGGCCTTCTTATCTGCAAAAGTCCCTCTAGCGGGCCCATGTGTTTTGTGATTGTAGATACCACTTGAGCTATGCTCAATTCCACCCCAATACCTTTCTTTAGCCCAGATAAACAGAAATTGCATAGTGTATGTCCAAAAATTATTAAGTTTTGTACTGTACTATGCAAGTATGGGTTTTCCTCCGATAAAAACCTTAGATTGTTTCCCACCTGGTCTCAAATATGAACCACAAAAACTGTTCtcaaatatttcattttatacCCCTTTCTTTACAACAAatgtatttaaattatttcCTTGTTTACTTTTCCAACTTTTTGTGGTTCTATGTACCCAAGTCAATTATCTATCGATGGAAGTTGAAAAGAGTTTTTAAGTATAGTGTGTAGTGAATATTGGTATTTTAGTATTTAAGCTATCAAATCTTTGGCTCCATATCAATATAGTTGAGTAATTAACTTTCGTATAGTCAAACTATGCGGCAATTAGTAGTTGAGTAATTAACTTAAGGTATCTTAGTCGTCCTTAATTAATCGACATAGCTCATTAATTAGAATCGATAACGATCAACAACATTTGTTGGATAGAGTTAGGCCGGCCTCACGATGAATATGTTGAATAAGAACTACATGCAAGATTCAGCATTATTTGAAACACAAATAAAGTACAACATCTTTCAGCCGAAGAGATCGATATAACGATTTAAGTAAAGAGGGGGACCTGAGAGAGCATTGAGACAATTGAAACAAGTACTGATGAAAGAAGTAGTGCCCATGTTGCTGTATAGCTCCTTCTCCACCTTATTTGTTCCCCCCACATCTCCTTTGCCAAATAATAGTGGTATTGTAACACAATAATCTTCCTGATTTTTGGCCTCCATTTTAACTGTTTGAGAAAATTTATGCAAACCTCTCTTTACAAGTTACACTTGTTTGATGGTAATGGCAACATTGcaccatatatatagatatagataacacTTGTTAGTTGTTACTTTCAAACTCATAAAGCAGAGATGAATTGTCAATGGGCCGGGTGTTTTTATTGtgcttatatattattgtaacaCGTGATGCACGGTTTTTCAATAGTAGATTATGCACTAATCTCTCTAAATTAAGTCTAAATTCATACTACCAATAATTGAACAGTTTTTATTCCCATAGACCAAAAGTTCAAGCCGTTTTTTACCCTCATGTATCCCACCAACCAAAATCATACCAACTAAAGGATATCCAAGTCATTCAGTGACTTTTGTTTTCCACCTCATATTCCTCTTCCACAGTGTTTTCTTATCTTGATGTAAAAACTTACTAATAagtaatttttaacaaaaaataacaactAAAAGATACATTTTTAGGCTCGTTAGATTCATTTTGACGATAGCttttcaactatatatattgttttagaattattaaaattacttttaacAAACTAGATTATATACGAAATTTTTATAAgggtaaattaaaataaaagatgacAAAAGTGAAAGTTATAATGTACGTAATTATGAAATAAGTTGTGTATTAATCTATTGACAAactatagaaaaaaaaaatcggtTGACATATTTCAAGttacaagaaaaaaacatttattaGCATgacttatttagttattttggAAAATGATATACAAGagcctttttttcttttttctctcttcatatgttatcttttttttctttaaagataTATAGTAAAGGGGGATGGATGGGTAGGCATCGGTTTCCCATCGGCTTGGCCTAATCCGATGGGTAAAACGATACCTACGAAGGGCTGTGAGAGGGTTGAATTTGAAAGCCTGGTGGTGaaattgaagaaagaaagagaaatgtGAGGGAGAAAAGCATATAAAGAATTTGTATGATTGGACAAAAAATATTGGGTTAATTGGATCTCATGGCCATCAATACAAATGATGATTTGGAGAGTTGGAGGATTGGAATAACTTGACAGATTTCtattgatgagattcaaaagAATTGAAGATTTGGAAGTCATGACTTCTTCCCTAGCATATATAGTATCTTTGCAAAGCAACTGGATTAACAAATTATGTCGATGATATTCAATAATTTTTAATAGTAGTTGTGGCACTTTCATAGATGGTGTAATAGTTTAGAAAATAATGTTTcgattaattgaaaaaaattagACATAACTGAGAATTATAACATACTGTAATATTTATGACTTTTGACTGGTTGACTATGTGTACAATTTGACTAATTGCTTAGATAGTAATATAAAGTTCGAGTTCAATTTGTGGTCCATTTGTGTGCAATGTGTTCAATTATATCTTATATGCTAGTTGAGGACATAAGATCGTATTATTCGATTATATGATTCGAGATGACATTTAAATGAAGTGGGAAAATTGAAATGGATCCTTCATGGGTTATACCCATGACCTAACCTTATCACTTCTCTCTTTTTCTCAACCATTCATCCATTTCATTATCTCTCTTCCTTCTCTCTCTACACTAAATGTAAGGACACATTCACTTCTgtcactctctctctaaattctAGACTCATTTAATGTTAATCTATATTCTATTATATGACAAACTATTTTCCCgtcttttcaactctctaccattaaaatacttaaaatacctttaattttcaacatatttttaactcacacactaaatctacccaatatattcctaaaatatTTACCAACCACATTTAttcaaactatctatctcctttattcattaacttaaatatttccacctaatatctctataatactcttaataaaattatttacaaaagatacatcttttaaccataaaataactacattatcatttgcatcaattatttttagattaataaccacatcgttaccaccaccaccaccatcaccacccgtggccgccaccgccgccgcattgcgcgggtgcCCATCTCGTCCAAGCAAGATTGTgttaaaatcatcattaatatcatcCTTCTTCCAACATATCAAAAATTAGAGCTTCAAGGTACAAAGAATTTCTCCATCTAACACAAATTTGGATTTCATCAAATTGTGGGAGTTTTGGTAAGTCAAATTCaactcaaattcatcatttcatGTTGTTAAGTATATTTCACAATCAAATCTAAGTATTGTTGGTCAAAATTGGGTCAAAAATCGGATttggtcaaaattagggtttcaattaAGGTTTAATTGGGTCAAAACGATTTTTGAAGTGAAATTGATGTTATGGAATGGATTTCTaatatgggttatgtttattCATGTCCAGTTATGGTTTTTCATGCTTAAAAATGAGTTCTAAACCTTGGTCGAATTTGGATGTCAAAATGGAGTTTTGTGGGAAATGGGTCGTGTTTGAATTCATTTGGGTGAGCAAATCGTTGCTGGTGCAGATCCAGCGTCTCAGACGCCCAACCCAGCGTCTGAGACGGTGCTATCTAAGCCATACTTACTTATTCGTTTGGGTCACCTCCTGTCTTACGCTAAGAAACGCTAGATGAGACGCTAGAAACCAAGTTTGGGAGCCACCGTAATGGACGGTGGATATCA
The Erigeron canadensis isolate Cc75 chromosome 2, C_canadensis_v1, whole genome shotgun sequence DNA segment above includes these coding regions:
- the LOC122590111 gene encoding amino acid transporter AVT1I-like, producing MEAKNQEDYCVTIPLLFGKGDVGGTNKVEKELYSNMGTTSFISTCFNCLNALSGVGILSISYALASGGWLSLILLFVIASSTFYTGLLIQRCMEIDPMITSYPDIGERAFGKTGRTIVSTTMNVELYLVATGFLILEGDNMCNLFPDMDFDIYGTRIGTKSVFVVLVAIIIFPTNWFNSMKLLSYVSASGVLASMIILGSIFWAGAVDGVGFQQKGQLINWNGLPSAISLYAFCYCAHPVFPTLYTSMRNQHQFPKVLLLSFVLCTATYSIMAITGYLMFGQELESQITLNLSTTNISSKLAICTALVTPIAKYALMLTPIVNSIEAKFQSSYNKRMHSFLIRTILMISTVVVALSLPFFGYLMSLVGALLSATTSITIPCLCYLKICGGCSKKRIGLEMMIVGFIALIGLIVAVVGTYVSLVDIITNL